Proteins encoded within one genomic window of Haematobia irritans isolate KBUSLIRL chromosome 5, ASM5000362v1, whole genome shotgun sequence:
- the Incenp gene encoding inner centromere protein, which produces MDDLLDLYNLTETIPAELELIVEEWVNNLRVILWGPTVLPANAVKEATKEIIAASPQQTKKRVKRLTSLNEEDNEDASSMLVVADAQRTTNHKLSRGQVSPRRSKRSNAELLAIAENIESSVPNVLEEIPIPPKKSADEAPQMEKTEVTAERKSDATNLMPPPPVPAEHTEEHSSGRPTRMAKMKCEKNLKEPRINTKLRRPSSNEVKVKLEHEQRPSQIHEKISQNIASEEIPHERPSANSKPNDSIVILPPPKPATIEISETSDDDAGVQVSTTDASKKEAKNLTRNASLESSDGSVRSLRIKIKREKTSINPQEENPNGVPDDTVFKAPSTVPLPMALAPKNETTALEESSAAAASMLSSTTSSIAGKKPRKKKEAPRPIKVERFSDLDPKPSPVALRTRGSAGSRISQTEKDSDNQTPIEEPKRGGSIYEDAVETPTQRTSKGTIVNETVNLGAVPASDATMNLGPVPSDATFCTNAAQTTFQVTPGQTTFVVEGNPNATVTLNKNSSGADATFNVQGSAKAEKEDEAVGQRSFETAKDSSVPHEESLITEDESIEPPVPTKTKVSSSAKATVPLTKNVSKVTKANYKLPNRTNELFNPLAQSPVKQRVEAFENAAAAASEQTKRPLRNKKENVTPSATTTPVIGKLATPALGRFLTPTQSSNLTSSSSTVAKKAPTSASKAMTLTKSASSTLHRSNSTVSSKTLQRENSADDFRKGLHNLAEERKKQREQKHLLAAQQREAKERERAERMAKLAKEREEKRLLKQQEQEQKRRELDEIQRKLRLQQEEEAARLKAAKEREMLLQMKQQQQMSSRQKMMPPPAKTTSKYTFEMLHEDDSTDDEDKVSYKRPPPPSWSRSHKRGPYVLKQEYTPSSYIDYFFSVQPMTPDLKQIFPNIDARHLKRNSSVLWSTPPRYSELPKY; this is translated from the exons atGGATGATTTATTGGATTTGTACAATCTCACAGAGACGATTCCCGCCGAATTGGAACTAATTGTAGAG GAATGGGTGAACAATTTGCGAGTCATTCTTTGGGGGCCCACAGTGTTGCCAGCTAACGCCGTGAAGGAAGCCACAAAAGAGATAATTGCAGCGTCTccccaacaaacaaaaaagaggGTGAAACGTCTCACTTCATTGAATGAAGAGGATAATGAAG ATGCGTCGTCAATGTTGGTGGTTGCAGATGCTCAAAGAACAACAAATCACAAGCTATCTAGAGGCCAGGTGTCTCCGCGCAGAAGCAAACGGTCAAATGCTGAGCTCTTGGCAATTGCTGAAAATATTGAGTCCTCGGTTCCAAACGTGCTGGAGGAAATACCTATTCCTCCGAAGAAATCAGCAGACGAGGCACCACAGATGGAAAAAACTGAAGTTACGGCAGAAAGGAAATCTGACGCTACAAATCTAATGCCTCCACCTCCAGTTCCAGCCGAGCACACAGAAGAACATTCATCTGGTCGACCAACGAGAATGGCAAAAATGAAAtgtgaaaagaacctaaaagagCCTAGGATTAATACAAAATTGCGAAGACCATCAAGTAATGAGGTGAAAGTTAAATTGGAACATGAACAGCGCCCTTCCCAAATTCATGAAAAGATATCACAAAATATTGCGTCTGAAGAAATTCCACATGAACGCCCATCGGCCAATTCCAAACCCAATGACTCTATTGTTATTTTGCCTCCACCTAAACCGGCTACAATCGAAATCAGTGAGACTTCTGATGATGATGCCGGTGTGCAGGTTTCTACAACGGACGCCTCTAAGAAAGAAGCTAAAAATCTAA ctCGAAACGCATCGTTGGAGTCGTCTGATGGTAGCGTACGCAGTTTACGCATTAAGATTAAACGGGAGAAGACTAGCATCAATCCTCAGGAGGAGAATCCAAATGGTGTTCCCGATGACACGGTATTCAAGGCACCAAGTACTGTTCCGCTACCAATGGCGTTGGCGCCTAAAAACGAAACAACTGCTCTTGAGGAATCTTCGGCGGCCGCTGCCAGTATGCTTTCTTCGACAACCTCATCCATTGCTGGCAAAAAACCACGCAAAAAGAAGGAAGCACCTCGTCCCATTAAAGTTGAACGATTTAGCGATTTGGATCCCAAACCTTCGCCTGTGGCTTTACGTACACGCGGTAGCGCGGGTTCACGTATTTCACAAACTGAAAAAGACTCTGATAACCAAACACCGATTGAAGAACCAAAACGTGGTGGTTCCATCTATGAAGATGCCGTTGAAACACCCACGCAACGCACTTCAAAGGGAACAATTGTCAATGAAACTGTAAATTTGGGGGCAGTGCCAGCCTCGGATGCCACAATGAACTTGGGACCAGTACCTAGTGATGCCACATTCTGCACTAATGCGGCACAAACCACATTCCAAGTTACACCGGGACAAACTACATTTGTCGTCGAAGGAAATCCAAATGCTACGGTAACATTGAATAAAAATTCGTCAGGAGCTGATGCTACATTTAATGTACAGGGATCGGCCAAAGCAGAGAAGGAGGATGAAGCTGTTGGCCAGAGATCATTTGAAACTGCTAAAGATTCATCAGTACCCCATGAGGAAAGTCTCATCACAGAAGATGAATCCATTGAACCTCCAgtaccaacaaaaacaaaagtatcATCATCCGCCAAGGCTACTGTTCCTTTAACAAAGAATGTATCAAAAGTTACCAAAGCAAACTACAAGCTACCCAATCGCACCAATGAATTGTTTAA TCCATTGGCTCAGAGCCCGGTAAAACAAAGGGTGGAAGCCTTTGAGAACGCAGCTGCTGCTGCATCGGAGCAAACAAAACGTCCTTTGCGCAACAAAAAGGAAAATGTAACACCTTcg GCGACAACAACACCTGTTATAGGAAAGCTTGCCACTCCTGCACTTGGACGTTTCCTTACACCAACACAGAGCTCGAATCTTACATCGAGTAGTAGTACTGTCGCTAAGAAAGCTCCAACTAGTGCATCAAAGGCAATGACCTTAACAAAATCGGCCAGCTCAACTTTGCACAGGAGTAATTCCACCGTCTCATCGAAAACCTTACAGAGGGAGAACAGTGCTGATGATTTCCGTAAAGGATTGCATAATCTAGCCGAGGAGCGCAAGAAGCAAAGGGAACAGAAACATTTATTGGCCGCCCAACAACGCGAAGCTAAGGAACGTGAGAGGGCCGAGCGTATGGCCAAACTTGCCAAGGAAAGAGAGGAAAAACGTTTACTTAAACAACAAGAGCAAGAGCAGAAGCGCCGTGAATTGGACGAAATACAACGTAAATTACGATTACAGCAAGAAGAAGAAGCAGCCAGACTTAAGGCCGCCAAGGAACGAGAAATGTTATTGCAAATGAAGCAACAACAGCAAATGAGTTCGAGGCAAAAGATGATGCCACCACCAGCGAAAACCACTTCGAAATATACCTTTGAGATGTTGCATGAAGACGATTCAACTGATGATGAGGATAAGGTTTCGTACAAACGCCCTCCCCCACCATCATGGAGCAGAA GTCATAAACGTGGTCCGTATGTTTTAAAACAGGAGTACACGCCTTCGTCTTACATCGATTATTTCTTTTCGGTGCAACCTATGACGCCtgatttgaagcaaatattcCCCAATATCGATGCCCGTCATTTAAAACGCAATTCCAGCGTATTGTGGTCCACTCCACCACGGTATTCGGAATTACCCAAGTATTAG
- the LOC142240873 gene encoding uncharacterized protein LOC142240873: MSDNSSPLRKIKHQNCNCGELKEQIKKLREDLQKRDALLQEQVKFLAEEIAKQSSILKAIHSRENDVDALKRMFPINTEEKLREVNESILTENRQEYIQTLKGLIEPNGIKKNLRSILMPQITYDYNVDGVQGKKSFKDSIQCSGSGKPEEELRKEIQLQKKRHFKSISISKINKNLPQCPK, from the exons ATGTCTGATAACAGTAGCCCCCTTCGCAAAATAAAACACCAAAATTGCAATTGTGGCGAATTaaaagaacaaataaaaaagcTGAGAGAAGATCTTCAAAAACGAGATGCTTTATTACAAG AACAAGTGAAATTCCTGGCCGAAGAGATTGCCAAGCAAAGTTCAATATTAAAGGCCATACACTCCAGAGAAAACGACGTGGATGCCTTAAAAAGAATGTTCCCGATAAATACAGAAGAAAAGCTACGGGAAGTTAACGAatcaatattgacagaaaatagaCAAGAATAT attCAAACCTTGAAAGGACTTATTGAACCAAATGGTATCAAGAAAAATTTGAGAAGTATTTTAATGCCGCAGATAACGTACGATTACAACGTCGATGGAGTGCAAgggaaaaaatctttcaaag ATTCTATTCAGTGTAGTGGATCTGGAAAGCCGGAAGAGGAATTGCGGAAAGAAATACAGCTGCaaaagaagcgtcactttaaaAGTATTtcgatttcaaaaataaataaaaatttgccacaatgcCCTAAATAA